In Frondihabitans sp. PAMC 28766, a genomic segment contains:
- a CDS encoding NADH:flavin oxidoreductase/NADH oxidase: MTTTTEPALFRPITLRSTTFRNRLWVPSLTMFASEGRDGVPSPFHFVHLGGIAAGGAGAIITESTAVTPEGRVSPHDVGIWSDELRDAWIPIVEFAHSQGTMIGVQLGHGGRKSATNRSWEPQVGTIAPGEGGWLTVGPSAIAYEGYDVPRALTLDEVHATVAAFVDAARRSLEAGFDFVEIHAAHGFLIHQFLSPLSNRRRDEYGGSFENRARFFLEIVEGIRVATDDDFPIVVRVSATDWVEGGWDEEQTAAVARLAAAAGADFFDVSTGGLVPDAKIPVFPGYQVQFAERLREAAGVPTGAVGLILTAHQADDIVAAGRADVVFVGREFMRDPHFGLRAAAELGLRLDYHPLPYHRARFAHTLEG; the protein is encoded by the coding sequence GTGACCACCACGACCGAGCCGGCCCTCTTTCGCCCGATCACCCTCCGGTCGACGACCTTCCGCAACCGCCTCTGGGTGCCGTCCCTCACGATGTTCGCGTCGGAGGGGCGGGACGGGGTGCCGAGCCCGTTCCACTTCGTGCACCTCGGCGGCATCGCCGCGGGCGGCGCCGGCGCCATCATCACCGAGTCGACGGCCGTCACCCCCGAGGGCCGCGTCTCGCCGCACGACGTCGGGATCTGGAGCGACGAGCTGCGCGACGCGTGGATTCCGATCGTGGAGTTCGCGCACTCGCAGGGCACCATGATCGGCGTGCAGCTGGGGCACGGCGGCCGCAAGTCGGCGACAAACCGATCCTGGGAGCCGCAGGTCGGGACCATTGCGCCTGGCGAGGGCGGCTGGCTGACCGTCGGCCCGTCGGCCATCGCCTATGAGGGCTACGACGTGCCGCGCGCCCTCACCCTCGACGAGGTCCACGCGACGGTGGCGGCGTTCGTCGACGCCGCCCGCCGGTCGCTCGAGGCAGGATTCGACTTCGTCGAGATCCACGCGGCGCACGGCTTCCTGATCCACCAGTTCCTGTCGCCGCTGAGCAATCGGCGCCGTGACGAGTACGGCGGCTCGTTCGAGAACCGCGCCCGCTTCTTCCTCGAGATCGTCGAGGGGATCCGGGTGGCTACCGATGACGACTTCCCGATCGTCGTGCGCGTCTCGGCGACCGACTGGGTCGAGGGCGGCTGGGACGAAGAGCAGACGGCTGCTGTCGCGCGCCTCGCCGCCGCCGCCGGGGCCGACTTCTTCGACGTCTCGACGGGTGGCCTCGTTCCCGACGCGAAGATCCCCGTGTTCCCTGGCTACCAGGTGCAGTTCGCCGAGCGGCTTCGCGAGGCGGCAGGCGTGCCGACGGGGGCCGTCGGCCTGATCCTGACGGCCCACCAGGCCGATGACATCGTCGCCGCCGGCAGGGCGGACGTCGTGTTCGTCGGCCGCGAGTTCATGCGCGACCCGCACTTCGGACTCCGGGCCGCGGCCGAGCTCGGCCTGCGGCTCGACTATCACCCGCTTCCCTACCACCGCGCGCGCTTCGCGCACACTCTCGAAGGATGA
- a CDS encoding NtaA/DmoA family FMN-dependent monooxygenase (This protein belongs to a clade of FMN-dependent monooxygenases, within a broader family of flavin-dependent oxidoreductases, the luciferase-like monooxygenase (LMM) family, some of whose members use coenzyme F420 rather than FMN.), with protein MFHLSWFLGDGFGIHPWSATNGDGPWVGNNVDDWTDPAIYIDMATSLERAGFDYILFEDTAMVEDSYNGSADTSLRRGFMAPKNDPMPLVPLLTAATKHIGIVPTVSTIQYPPYLAARLFTTLDHLTNGRVGMNVVTSVTDRVAQNYGYERHLEHDERYDMAMEWTDVVLQLQDSWKEGAVIADPVAGVYADHTKVQPIDFEGKYFTSRGPLNTIPGPQRMPPICSAGSSEPGRALGAKYDDTMISMVRSGAEGKEFRDDMRRRIAANGRNPDDVKLMFLATPTIAATDDEALAMVEAGKAYRASDKGIEYNLWNMSYTSGGRIDFGGIDPDTLIRDIDLSKQNGENTSIKNLFEGNEDKTLREVVASQHQVSDLGLYGSPDTVAGKMEDLMAEIGGDGFLIYMPTTRLNLAMVADGLAPALRRRGLIREEYTGSTLRENLLAF; from the coding sequence ATGTTCCATCTCTCCTGGTTCCTCGGCGACGGCTTCGGCATCCACCCCTGGAGCGCCACCAACGGCGACGGCCCCTGGGTCGGCAACAACGTCGACGACTGGACCGACCCCGCCATCTACATCGACATGGCGACGAGCCTCGAGCGGGCCGGGTTCGACTACATCCTGTTCGAAGACACGGCGATGGTCGAGGACAGCTACAACGGCAGCGCCGACACGAGCCTCCGCCGCGGTTTCATGGCGCCGAAGAACGACCCCATGCCGCTCGTCCCGCTGCTGACCGCGGCGACGAAGCACATCGGCATCGTGCCGACGGTGTCGACGATCCAGTACCCGCCGTACCTCGCCGCCCGTCTCTTCACGACGCTCGACCACCTGACGAACGGCCGCGTCGGCATGAACGTCGTCACGAGCGTCACCGACCGCGTGGCACAGAACTACGGCTACGAGCGTCACCTCGAGCACGACGAGCGCTACGACATGGCGATGGAGTGGACCGACGTCGTGCTGCAGCTGCAGGATTCGTGGAAGGAGGGCGCCGTCATCGCCGACCCCGTCGCGGGCGTCTACGCCGACCACACCAAGGTGCAGCCGATCGACTTCGAGGGCAAGTACTTCACGAGCCGCGGGCCCCTCAACACGATCCCCGGGCCGCAGCGGATGCCTCCGATCTGCTCGGCCGGATCGTCGGAGCCCGGCCGCGCCCTCGGCGCCAAGTACGACGACACCATGATCTCGATGGTGCGGAGCGGCGCCGAGGGCAAGGAGTTCCGCGACGACATGCGGAGGCGCATCGCTGCGAACGGCCGCAACCCCGACGACGTCAAGCTGATGTTCCTGGCCACGCCGACGATCGCCGCGACCGACGACGAAGCCCTGGCCATGGTCGAGGCGGGCAAGGCGTACCGCGCCAGCGACAAGGGCATCGAGTACAACCTCTGGAACATGTCGTACACCTCCGGCGGCCGCATCGACTTCGGCGGCATCGACCCCGACACGCTCATCCGCGACATCGACCTGTCGAAGCAGAACGGCGAGAACACCTCGATCAAGAACCTCTTCGAGGGCAACGAGGACAAGACGCTGCGGGAGGTCGTCGCCTCGCAGCACCAGGTCAGCGATCTCGGCCTCTACGGTTCGCCCGACACGGTCGCCGGCAAGATGGAAGACCTGATGGCCGAGATCGGCGGCGACGGATTCCTGATCTACATGCCGACGACGCGTCTCAACCTCGCCATGGTGGCCGACGGTCTCGCGCCGGCTCTCCGTCGTCGCGGGCTGATCCGCGAGGAGTACACCGGGTCGACGCTCCGCGAGAACCTGCTGGCGTTCTGA
- a CDS encoding NtaA/DmoA family FMN-dependent monooxygenase (This protein belongs to a clade of FMN-dependent monooxygenases, within a broader family of flavin-dependent oxidoreductases, the luciferase-like monooxygenase (LMM) family, some of whose members use coenzyme F420 rather than FMN.): MFHLGWFLGSGFGIQPWSATNGDGPWAGSNVTDWMKPDIYIDLARNLERAGFDYILIEDTAMVEDTYQQSAETSLRRAFMAPKNDPMPLVPLMTGATKHIGIVPTVSTIQYPPYLAARLFTTLDHLTNGRVGMNVVTSVTDRVAQNFGYERHLEHDERYTMAMEWIDVVTQLQDSWKEGAVVADPVAGVYADHTKVQPIDFRGEYFTSRGPLNTIPGPQRMPPICSAGSSMPGRLLAARYDDTMIAQLPDGPSARKYRDEMRAMVAAEGRNPDDVKFMFIATPTIAATDAEAEEKAAAATEWKKSDKAIEYNLWNMSYTSGGRIDFGGIDPDTKVKDIDLSKQNGEHTSIANLFGGREEQTLREVVGTSFQIGDMGLVGSPDTVAAKMGDLMDEIGGDGFLFYLPTTRYNMAMIADGLAPALKRRGLTRESYTGGTLRDNLLAF, encoded by the coding sequence ATGTTCCACCTCGGATGGTTCCTCGGCTCGGGTTTCGGCATTCAGCCCTGGAGCGCCACCAACGGCGACGGCCCCTGGGCCGGCTCGAACGTCACCGACTGGATGAAGCCCGACATCTACATCGACCTGGCCCGAAACCTCGAGCGCGCAGGATTCGACTACATCCTCATCGAGGACACCGCCATGGTCGAAGACACGTACCAGCAGTCGGCCGAGACCAGTCTGCGTCGGGCGTTCATGGCCCCGAAGAACGACCCGATGCCCCTCGTGCCGCTGATGACGGGTGCGACGAAGCACATCGGCATCGTGCCGACCGTGTCGACCATCCAGTACCCGCCGTATCTCGCGGCGCGCCTCTTCACGACGCTCGACCACCTCACGAACGGGCGAGTGGGGATGAACGTCGTGACCAGCGTCACCGACCGTGTCGCCCAGAACTTCGGCTACGAACGCCACCTCGAGCACGACGAGCGCTACACGATGGCGATGGAGTGGATCGACGTGGTCACCCAGCTGCAGGACTCCTGGAAAGAGGGCGCGGTCGTCGCCGACCCGGTCGCCGGCGTGTACGCCGACCACACCAAGGTGCAGCCGATCGACTTCCGGGGCGAGTACTTCACGAGCCGGGGCCCGCTCAACACGATCCCCGGCCCGCAGCGGATGCCTCCGATCTGCTCGGCCGGCAGCTCGATGCCAGGGCGCCTCCTCGCCGCCCGGTACGACGACACGATGATCGCGCAGCTGCCCGACGGCCCGTCGGCTCGCAAGTACCGCGACGAGATGCGCGCCATGGTGGCGGCCGAGGGGCGCAACCCCGACGATGTGAAGTTCATGTTCATCGCCACGCCGACCATCGCCGCCACCGACGCGGAGGCCGAAGAGAAGGCCGCTGCCGCCACGGAGTGGAAGAAGAGCGACAAGGCGATCGAGTACAACCTCTGGAACATGTCGTACACGTCCGGCGGCCGCATCGACTTCGGCGGCATCGACCCCGACACGAAGGTCAAGGACATCGACCTCTCGAAGCAGAACGGCGAGCACACCTCGATCGCCAACCTGTTCGGCGGGCGCGAAGAGCAGACCCTCCGCGAGGTCGTCGGCACGTCCTTCCAGATCGGCGACATGGGCCTCGTCGGCTCGCCCGACACGGTCGCCGCGAAGATGGGCGACCTGATGGACGAGATCGGCGGCGACGGCTTCCTCTTCTACCTGCCGACAACCCGCTACAACATGGCGATGATCGCCGACGGGCTCGCCCCCGCCCTCAAGCGTCGCGGCCTCACTCGCGAGAGCTACACCGGCGGAACCCTGCGCGACAACCTCCTGGCTTTCTGA
- a CDS encoding ABC transporter ATP-binding protein, translated as MSTPAVTPVTTPGVRIEATGVRKSYGRKTAVQDVSFVLGQGERVGIVGESGSGKSTMAKIITGLEKASAGSITVDGHELNSLLSTRAGRLEYRRKVQLVAQDTTSTFDPRHRIRESLRVPAQLLGGHDQAGADQAISEITAELGILPDLVDRFPGELSGGQRQRMSIARALIVRPGLLVCDEAVSALDVSVQGVVLNLLKRYSIDHGAGLMFVSHGLPATAFITRELVVMNAGRVVETGRTLEILERPQHAYTQKLVSAYEAVEEPAA; from the coding sequence ATGAGCACCCCCGCCGTCACCCCCGTCACCACCCCCGGTGTCCGCATCGAGGCGACGGGCGTCCGCAAGTCGTACGGCCGCAAGACCGCCGTGCAGGACGTCTCGTTCGTGCTCGGCCAGGGCGAGCGCGTGGGTATCGTCGGCGAGTCCGGCTCGGGCAAGTCGACCATGGCCAAGATCATCACCGGTCTCGAGAAGGCCTCGGCCGGATCGATCACGGTCGACGGCCACGAGCTGAACTCCCTGCTCTCGACACGGGCCGGCCGCCTCGAGTACCGCCGCAAGGTCCAGCTCGTCGCCCAGGACACCACGTCGACGTTCGACCCGCGCCACCGCATCCGCGAGTCGCTGCGTGTGCCGGCGCAGTTGCTCGGCGGGCACGACCAGGCGGGCGCCGACCAGGCGATCTCCGAGATCACGGCCGAGCTCGGGATCCTGCCCGATCTCGTCGACAGGTTTCCCGGCGAGCTCTCGGGCGGGCAGCGCCAGCGCATGTCGATCGCCCGCGCGCTGATCGTGCGCCCCGGCCTCCTGGTCTGCGACGAGGCCGTGTCGGCGCTCGACGTGTCGGTGCAGGGCGTCGTGCTCAACCTGCTGAAGCGCTACTCGATCGATCACGGCGCAGGGCTGATGTTCGTCTCGCACGGTCTGCCCGCCACCGCGTTCATCACGCGCGAGCTCGTCGTCATGAACGCCGGGCGCGTGGTCGAGACCGGCCGCACCCTCGAGATCCTCGAGCGGCCGCAGCACGCGTACACGCAGAAGCTCGTCAGCGCCTACGAGGCCGTGGAGGAGCCCGCCGCCTGA
- a CDS encoding ABC transporter ATP-binding protein encodes MTETAEAAPVLRVRDLTVRYGDNTAVSHANLEVRRGERVAIVGESGSGKTSLGNAIAGFLDLEAGSVEAETIELDGVSLVRSGEPTRIPRRTDGLSMIFQDAMSSLDPVWTIGSQLTAVLHSTEKVSKKQAKLDALEWLRRVGITDPERVMKAKPHELSGGMRQRVMMAIALSSKPALLIADEPTSALDASLAVGAMELMVELAEREGTAVLMITHDIELCRRFTDFVVVMYHGEIVEQIPSRDLHNASDPYTRGLLECIPTLASARLDELPTLDSVRARLEGTAA; translated from the coding sequence ATGACCGAGACAGCCGAAGCGGCACCCGTCCTCCGGGTCCGCGACCTCACCGTCCGATACGGCGACAACACAGCCGTCAGCCACGCGAACCTCGAGGTGCGCCGCGGCGAGCGGGTGGCGATCGTCGGCGAGTCGGGCTCGGGTAAGACGAGCCTCGGCAACGCCATAGCGGGCTTCCTCGACCTCGAGGCGGGCAGCGTCGAGGCCGAGACGATCGAGCTCGACGGCGTCTCGCTCGTGCGATCGGGCGAGCCGACCAGGATCCCGAGGCGTACCGACGGTCTCTCGATGATCTTCCAGGACGCGATGAGCTCGCTCGACCCGGTGTGGACGATCGGCAGCCAGCTGACGGCCGTCCTGCACTCGACCGAGAAGGTCTCGAAGAAGCAGGCGAAGCTCGACGCCCTCGAGTGGTTGCGCCGCGTCGGCATCACCGACCCCGAGCGGGTCATGAAGGCGAAGCCGCACGAGCTCTCGGGCGGCATGCGCCAGCGCGTCATGATGGCGATCGCGCTCTCGTCGAAGCCCGCCCTCCTCATCGCCGACGAGCCGACGAGCGCCCTCGACGCCTCGCTGGCCGTCGGCGCGATGGAGCTCATGGTCGAACTCGCCGAGCGCGAGGGCACCGCGGTGCTGATGATCACGCACGACATCGAGCTCTGCCGCCGCTTCACCGACTTCGTCGTGGTGATGTACCACGGTGAGATCGTCGAGCAGATCCCGTCGAGAGACCTGCACAACGCGTCCGACCCGTACACGCGAGGCCTCCTCGAGTGCATCCCCACCCTGGCATCCGCTCGCCTCGACGAGCTGCCCACGCTCGACTCGGTGCGGGCCCGACTCGAAGGGACCGCCGCATGA
- a CDS encoding ABC transporter substrate-binding protein — MRKTKRILSAVALAAAGAIALAACSSGGSSGTSSASTFVIVTAAQPQSFSYETSATGYEAAEFFMNTGATLIRNKYVAGTGGQSEHEDYNDFTGVLAKSYDVSSDGLTYTFHLNTKAKSTSGDALNAQDVVWSMDRKFKTATSIVSFVSAPFITSPTQWKAVNDSTVTLTVAKKSYGYTALSLLSNVPYNIYDATLLKKHATASDPYAVKWSGTHANFGFGAYKLSSYTPGEQMVYTANTGYALGTPKVTRIVQRVVADAGTRANLVKSGDAQIAVQLRPADQVSLAKAKSATIFTVPTNAYVYMPLLTSSGVFKDVNVRRALAYAIPYDAIDKNVYHGRATPNSTIISSTDPGFDSSGLKANTTDPAKAKSILAAAGYKSPINFTLTVNNSVPDLDEAAVQIQTAVKAAGFNMTINQVNSSAFQAGLAAKTFAASLQRDYAVVQSPPYVLSLFYTPKSPINWPDFTNQNLISAIAAGNNAGVPTSVAAGKEWNAAQKVLQDQMPTIYINYVQPLNAFANNVKGYVYRSDNVLDYSQLSVSK, encoded by the coding sequence ATGAGAAAGACCAAACGCATCCTCTCCGCAGTGGCCCTCGCCGCTGCCGGAGCGATCGCCCTCGCTGCGTGCAGCTCGGGCGGATCATCGGGCACGTCGTCGGCCAGCACCTTCGTCATCGTGACCGCGGCTCAGCCCCAGAGCTTCTCGTACGAGACCAGCGCCACCGGCTACGAGGCCGCCGAGTTCTTCATGAACACCGGCGCCACCCTGATCCGCAACAAGTACGTCGCCGGCACCGGCGGCCAGTCCGAGCACGAGGACTACAACGACTTCACCGGCGTGCTCGCCAAGAGCTACGACGTCTCGTCGGACGGCCTCACCTACACGTTCCACCTCAACACCAAGGCCAAGAGCACCTCGGGCGACGCCCTGAACGCCCAGGACGTCGTCTGGTCGATGGACCGCAAGTTCAAGACCGCGACCAGCATCGTCTCGTTCGTCAGCGCGCCCTTCATCACCTCGCCGACCCAGTGGAAGGCCGTCAACGACTCGACCGTGACGCTGACCGTCGCCAAGAAGAGCTACGGCTACACGGCCCTGTCGCTGCTCTCCAACGTGCCCTACAACATCTACGACGCGACCCTGCTCAAGAAGCACGCGACGGCCTCCGACCCGTACGCAGTCAAGTGGTCGGGCACGCACGCCAACTTCGGCTTCGGCGCCTACAAGCTCTCGAGCTACACCCCCGGCGAGCAGATGGTCTACACGGCGAACACCGGCTACGCCCTCGGCACCCCGAAGGTGACCCGCATCGTCCAGCGCGTCGTGGCGGACGCCGGCACCCGAGCCAACCTCGTCAAGAGCGGCGACGCCCAGATCGCCGTCCAGCTTCGCCCGGCCGACCAGGTCAGCCTCGCCAAGGCCAAGTCCGCGACCATCTTCACGGTCCCGACCAACGCCTACGTCTACATGCCGCTTCTGACCTCGTCGGGCGTCTTCAAAGACGTCAACGTGCGCCGTGCTCTCGCCTATGCGATCCCCTACGACGCGATCGACAAGAACGTCTACCACGGGCGCGCCACGCCGAACTCGACGATCATCTCGTCGACCGACCCCGGGTTCGACTCGTCCGGCCTCAAGGCCAACACGACCGACCCCGCCAAGGCCAAGTCGATCCTGGCTGCCGCCGGCTACAAGTCGCCGATCAACTTCACGCTGACGGTCAACAACTCGGTGCCCGACCTCGACGAGGCCGCGGTGCAGATCCAGACCGCGGTCAAGGCGGCCGGCTTCAACATGACGATCAACCAGGTCAACTCGTCGGCGTTCCAGGCCGGCCTCGCCGCCAAGACCTTCGCCGCGTCCCTCCAGCGCGACTACGCCGTGGTGCAGTCCCCGCCCTACGTCCTGTCGCTCTTCTACACGCCCAAGTCGCCGATCAACTGGCCGGACTTCACCAACCAGAACCTGATCAGCGCCATCGCCGCCGGCAACAACGCGGGTGTCCCCACCAGCGTCGCCGCCGGCAAGGAGTGGAACGCCGCGCAGAAGGTCCTCCAGGACCAGATGCCGACGATCTACATCAACTACGTCCAGCCCCTGAACGCCTTCGCGAACAACGTCAAGGGCTACGTCTACCGCTCTGACAACGTGCTCGACTACTCGCAGCTCAGCGTCTCCAAGTAG
- a CDS encoding ABC transporter permease: MSLDTPVVISTDDAILAPPVARKAASTKGFHFSWRLVPFAIVILLAIIGPYLANHPATSVVGGQTVAPNGKFWFGTDANGLDIYSRVMTAFRLDVCIALGVAIISTVAAMVIGLVSGMYGSHRGVLGIVSRILGRAVDLVQSIPVMIAGLVLVSFFGRSPVVECLSLAVVIIPFQSRLMNTEVLRTRSDGYVDAARMSGESELRLLVRHVLPNSWRPTLENTSTVFGMGIIFCAALGFLGVGIPTPTAEWGTMLSVGAPDAAVGHWWPVAFPALALAFSVWSASVLVSAFVGRQAKRR, from the coding sequence ATGTCGCTCGACACCCCCGTCGTCATCTCGACCGACGACGCGATCCTCGCCCCGCCCGTCGCCCGCAAGGCGGCATCGACGAAGGGCTTCCACTTCTCCTGGCGCCTCGTGCCCTTCGCCATCGTGATCCTGCTGGCCATCATCGGCCCGTACCTCGCCAACCACCCGGCCACCAGCGTGGTCGGCGGCCAGACCGTCGCCCCGAACGGCAAGTTCTGGTTCGGCACGGATGCGAACGGCCTCGACATCTACTCGCGGGTCATGACGGCGTTCCGCCTCGACGTCTGCATCGCCCTGGGAGTCGCGATCATCTCGACTGTCGCCGCGATGGTCATCGGGCTCGTCTCGGGCATGTACGGGTCGCACCGCGGCGTGCTCGGCATCGTCTCGCGCATCCTGGGCCGCGCCGTCGACCTCGTCCAGTCGATCCCGGTCATGATCGCCGGCCTCGTGCTCGTGTCGTTCTTCGGCCGCAGCCCCGTCGTCGAGTGCCTCTCGCTGGCCGTCGTCATCATCCCCTTCCAGTCGCGCCTCATGAACACCGAGGTGCTGCGGACGCGCAGCGACGGCTACGTCGACGCCGCGCGCATGTCGGGGGAGTCGGAGCTCCGCCTGCTCGTGCGCCACGTGCTGCCGAACTCGTGGCGGCCCACGCTCGAGAACACCTCGACCGTCTTCGGCATGGGCATCATCTTCTGCGCCGCCCTCGGCTTCCTCGGCGTCGGCATCCCGACGCCGACCGCCGAGTGGGGCACCATGCTCTCGGTCGGAGCCCCGGACGCTGCGGTCGGCCACTGGTGGCCCGTCGCCTTCCCGGCCCTCGCGCTCGCATTCTCGGTCTGGAGCGCCTCCGTGCTCGTCTCGGCCTTCGTCGGCCGCCAGGCGAAACGGCGCTGA
- a CDS encoding ABC transporter permease, protein MTVSEPQTVTGQSLDDTRAEAERLAALDTSLAPTRRSAFAGLWFVRPIVKTIVNFIVFVLVAFFLVKLIPGDPVVAATGGRLSGKALQAARASYGLTGPWWQQLGTYLDQLIHFDLGTSIASGRPVSQDFATRIPATLEFVFFGLFFACVFALVVSYFIVTHRSNGFAKALASYARSAGALPEYVIGIAALFFFFAELHWAPAPSGRLDPILIAPPQVTGFPMLDSLLAGNTADLQSYAAHLVLPVIVMVLADSPLLIKMLILSLDEAIDDPATKFRVASGASRRTVLVSIYRRALPSAVATLGMLFGLLLGGAVVLESLFSLGGLGQYAVDAVNSSDVFALRSFLVVVAGMCLVIYLITDILTMLLDSRRRSGVAGKDA, encoded by the coding sequence ATGACCGTGAGTGAGCCCCAGACCGTGACCGGTCAGAGCCTCGACGACACGAGGGCCGAAGCGGAACGTCTCGCCGCGCTCGACACCTCACTGGCGCCGACCCGCCGATCCGCCTTCGCCGGGCTCTGGTTCGTCCGGCCGATCGTCAAGACGATCGTCAACTTCATCGTCTTCGTGCTGGTGGCGTTCTTCCTCGTGAAGCTCATCCCCGGCGACCCCGTCGTCGCAGCGACGGGCGGCCGACTCTCGGGCAAGGCCCTGCAGGCCGCTCGCGCCTCGTACGGGCTGACCGGGCCGTGGTGGCAGCAGCTCGGCACGTACCTCGACCAGCTGATCCACTTCGACCTCGGCACGTCGATCGCGTCGGGCCGGCCCGTCTCACAGGACTTCGCCACCAGGATCCCGGCGACGCTCGAGTTCGTCTTCTTCGGACTCTTCTTCGCCTGCGTCTTCGCACTCGTCGTCTCGTACTTCATCGTCACGCACCGCAGCAACGGGTTCGCCAAGGCGCTGGCCTCCTATGCCCGCTCGGCCGGCGCTCTGCCCGAGTACGTCATCGGCATCGCGGCGCTGTTCTTCTTCTTCGCCGAACTGCACTGGGCGCCGGCCCCCTCGGGCCGCCTCGACCCGATCCTGATCGCGCCGCCGCAAGTCACGGGCTTCCCGATGCTCGACTCGCTCCTCGCCGGCAACACGGCCGACCTGCAGTCGTACGCGGCTCACCTCGTCCTGCCGGTCATCGTGATGGTGCTCGCAGACTCGCCGCTGCTCATCAAGATGCTGATCCTCTCGCTCGACGAGGCGATCGACGACCCCGCCACGAAGTTCCGGGTCGCCTCCGGTGCGTCGCGCCGAACCGTGCTGGTCAGCATCTACCGCCGGGCCCTGCCGTCGGCCGTCGCCACGCTCGGGATGCTCTTCGGCCTCCTGCTCGGCGGCGCGGTCGTGCTCGAATCGCTCTTCAGCCTCGGCGGTCTCGGGCAGTACGCGGTCGACGCCGTCAACTCCAGCGACGTGTTCGCACTCCGGTCGTTCCTCGTGGTCGTCGCCGGCATGTGCCTCGTCATCTACCTCATCACGGACATCCTCACGATGCTCCTCGACTCCAGGCGTCGCTCGGGCGTCGCCGGGAAGGACGCCTGA
- a CDS encoding GntR family transcriptional regulator: MTTPSPEHPRSRGGSAHGRQISARRVRDLITSSIRDGYIAPDDPLAEEDLMALFNTSRGSVRAALTQLRDTGFVERRRRVGTRVSNVGVLVPLSDIHTDSEHVVIETIEERVVPSFPLVRDRLHIDEDSVRMIENSFLTDGEVIGLRTAYFSTVYTAAANSLEGRSR, translated from the coding sequence ATGACAACGCCATCTCCGGAGCACCCGCGGTCTCGCGGAGGCTCGGCCCACGGGCGTCAGATCTCCGCCCGCCGGGTGCGCGATCTCATCACCTCGTCGATCCGCGACGGCTACATCGCGCCCGACGACCCGCTCGCCGAGGAAGACCTCATGGCGCTGTTCAACACCAGTCGCGGAAGCGTGCGGGCGGCCCTCACGCAGCTGCGCGACACCGGCTTCGTCGAGCGGCGACGCCGCGTCGGCACCCGCGTCAGCAACGTCGGGGTGCTCGTGCCGCTCAGCGACATCCACACCGACTCCGAGCACGTGGTCATCGAGACGATCGAAGAGCGCGTCGTGCCGAGCTTCCCGCTCGTCCGCGACCGGCTCCACATCGACGAGGACAGCGTGCGGATGATCGAGAACTCGTTCTTGACGGACGGCGAGGTGATCGGGCTGCGCACGGCGTACTTCTCGACCGTCTACACCGCCGCCGCCAACAGCCTCGAGGGCCGGTCACGATGA
- a CDS encoding UTRA domain-containing protein, with the protein MKKVIEAFFGLKPGEVTMTIGSDGADGHTARILGVEEGTPLIARDMTYYAEDGTPIQTVFDRFRGDRVRLEATATLL; encoded by the coding sequence ATGAAGAAGGTCATCGAGGCGTTCTTCGGCCTGAAGCCGGGCGAGGTCACCATGACGATCGGCAGCGACGGCGCCGACGGCCACACCGCGCGCATTCTCGGCGTCGAAGAGGGCACCCCGCTCATCGCGCGCGACATGACCTACTACGCCGAAGACGGCACGCCCATCCAGACCGTGTTCGACCGATTCCGTGGCGACCGGGTGAGGCTGGAGGCGACGGCGACGCTGCTCTGA